TATGAGgatatttatttaattaattttagaataaaggctttaacgtaacaaaatgtgggaaaaaactaggtctgagtactttccgaatgcaccgtatacaATCAGCTGACCTGTAGACAAAGGAACTTGTATCTTACTCTATAATTATGTAGCATGTGTTATGACGTAAAAGTATTTACCACATTTAAATACATTAATTTGGCTCCCTGACTTGCATACTGCTAGGCTACTGCTTTTTGAGCTCCAGACAACAATTATCTGTAGAAGTTATAAACATATTCTCTGAAGATGGGAATTTCCTCACTGCAGGAACAATAGGCAGTGAGGTGTGAGCCTCATTCTGGTACACGCTTAATTTAAGTTCGTtgtggaggacaggctcattgtaacaCAGTGTTGAAAATGTTAACTCCTGAATCAACACAAAGAATGTTACATTGAAAaggtaacactggccaatttgctgtgtaACAAAAGAGCTCTACTATTAATGAAAGACCAACAAAGAATTCATGCCTTTTAGGCCAAAACTACACAACAATGAAAATAGGCTTAAGATGGATAGCGGTATGCTTTTCACTGGGTTGTACTGAATGGTGGGATGGACCACCCATGCAAACAAATAAAGACTGGTTCCTGCCCTCAGATTGGATGCACTTTGGAGTGCTTCTCTCAATCATGTGCAGCCAGTCATAGCTTTTTATGTCAggtaacagttttgactgggtgGGATGCAGTTAATGTCAGAAGTGACTAGCAGGTttggagaattaggttaaggttaggtaaagGTAAGGTTAGGTAAAATGCTAAACTTTTGATATCACTTTGACATTAGCTGCATCATATCTAGCCACGACCATAAATAACCAGCCCGATTCCTCCTCGTCTCAGCTCAAGTGAGCTGAAATCTAATGCtgtatgaaaaaaaaaaaaaaaattccaaGAGAAGTTAAATCGTAGAAGaatgtagcactggctgtagaaCAGGCATTTTTATTTATTGAACATAATACATTAATTGGAGGGTGTCACAACgtgatataaatatatatattggtgAAGTAAGTTATGAAAACATTAGATAAATTATATGTACATATTTAGATAATCTAAAAGTGGTCATTGCATATGTTAAGTTTTGGGGCTAGTTTCACTGCCATAGATTAAGGCTTGGCTTTTATATATAGTTTTTATACTTTAATGTCAAGTGCAGTGAAATGTTGGAACAGTGCGGTTTGTTTGAGTCCTGGCTTGAGTTTACTTGTGTAATAGATAACATTTAGTCCATATGTTGCTGGAGACGTGCAGGTAGCTCCTCCAGGGTCTTTAGTCGATGCTGTGTGGGAACATCAGGGTATTTATTCCTGCCCTGTCTGTCCAGCAAGTACCCATGGAGGCCCAGTGACCGAGAGGTCACATAGTCATAGACATAATGGTCCCCAATGTGAGCTACACTCGCGGCTGTTACGCCACATTTCTCTAGTGCCCGGTGGAAGATGGCTGGGTTAGGCTTGGCTATACCGGCCTCCTCTGAGGTGAGCAGGAAGCTGAAGTGAGACAGCAGGCCACAGCCTCGTAGAATCCCCTCCAGGCGATTGTCAAAGTTGGACACCACACCCTGCTTCAGTCCCAGGGAGGATATGCTCTCCAGGGTCTTCGCAGAGTCTGGAAATACCTTAGGACGGAAGATACATGCTATTCATTTCACAATGTGGCACAATTGTTCCAATTGATATTGAGGATGTTTACAATTTAACTATTTTAATGAATGCATGATCATTTTGCACAATCATAATATCACATTTTTGGAGATGTTACATGAATTATACAACATACTGTCATGCTGAGTGAAGCAATTATTATAATCCCCTCACCTCCCAGTTACTAGGGCTGCAGAAGCCATGATACAAGTTGTGGGCCAGTGTGTCTAGTAGGGCTGCGTCCTGTACTCTACACTGGGCGAAGGTGTCCCGAACCACTCCCATCCACCAGGCATTCCCCCCCAGGCCCTGGGCCGTACCGTAGTTGGGGTAGAGTTTGGAGTACTGGTGGAAGGACTGGCGGAAGGCAGCCTCCACCTCTGTAGGGTTAAGACTGAAACCTGCGGTTCGCTGGACCTCCTGGCAGTACTGCTCCCCGACAGACCTGCGCACCTTCAGCAGGGTGTCTTTCACATCCCACAGCACCCAGCGCAGTGGCACATGCATCACACCTGccacagaaatacacacatccACACGCATCTCATGTTGTAGATGTAGCTGAGATGGAGGAAATCAGAAAAGGTATGAAAAATGGCTCAGCTACTTTCACTGCATTGACAAAAAGAAAATTAACAAAAATAGTTAAGGCTGCAAAATAAAACACAAAAAAGCTCTGGAAGGCactgaaagattagtggaatctgtgtgggtagctggacaggtagaaTGACTGACAGTGagggtgaacaggtggtcacgggtcgagtgacagaggaatggatgagactgaggaAGGAATTattttaaccataaagtggtatatttactgagtagtctgtgCTGCATAACAAAGGAAACAATATAACATGTATCCAATCAAATTCATAGTCAAAGAGCAAATCATAACAATCATTATTAACATAATTTAGGTCattcaacagtccagttcattaagaagtcaatagtaatcatcTGTGAGTTACTTAGGCTCGtaactatttatcataaatcatGAAAGAATATGAACAGTGAATGGTTATTCAATCTATAATCCCCAGTAGTTTGATATCAAAGTCAATCAGTTCagcaaacaatgacgtttctcATTTCACCCTTTCATGTGtacatgtaattaatttcattaccTATTAACCATATCGATTGCATAATTGGCCTATGAGGATCCGTAGGGCCGTGAtcattgacaattcacattacacTATGTTTGAAGCGTGCGCTCCGCGGTAATAACAAACAATAACTGATGGCCCACTCTCCGGATCGCAACAGATTGTTACCTCTCATCTGAACTGAGTCGGGGGATttacgtggattcatggacgcacagaacttctggatcagacggagttaaggaagagaaagcagtgAGCTCAagcgatggcaatttcctccctttatggagttgagatctgtctgACTTTTccttccacctgacctaattaaagcgcccctggcccagctgagtaagtGGCAATGAGttaaaggattattccaccaacaccatgggccttttctacaggTACAAAGTCCAGATACTGTTTTATTTCTAACTGATTGATCCCACAGTGATACACTGACTTTTTTTGTTAGTTG
This genomic window from Oncorhynchus nerka isolate Pitt River linkage group LG2, Oner_Uvic_2.0, whole genome shotgun sequence contains:
- the hdhd3 gene encoding haloacid dehalogenase-like hydrolase domain-containing protein 3 isoform X2: MQSIWLIGVMHVPLRWVLWDVKDTLLKVRRSVGEQYCQEVQRTAGFSLNPTEVEAAFRQSFHQYSKLYPNYGTAQGLGGNAWWMGVVRDTFAQCRVQDAALLDTLAHNLYHGFCSPSNWEVFPDSAKTLESISSLGLKQGVVSNFDNRLEGILRGCGLLSHFSFLLTSEEAGIAKPNPAIFHRALEKCGVTAASVAHIGDHYVYDYVTSRSLGLHGYLLDRQGRNKYPDVPTQHRLKTLEELPARLQQHMD
- the hdhd3 gene encoding haloacid dehalogenase-like hydrolase domain-containing protein 3 isoform X1, which codes for MNPRKSPDSVQMRGVMHVPLRWVLWDVKDTLLKVRRSVGEQYCQEVQRTAGFSLNPTEVEAAFRQSFHQYSKLYPNYGTAQGLGGNAWWMGVVRDTFAQCRVQDAALLDTLAHNLYHGFCSPSNWEVFPDSAKTLESISSLGLKQGVVSNFDNRLEGILRGCGLLSHFSFLLTSEEAGIAKPNPAIFHRALEKCGVTAASVAHIGDHYVYDYVTSRSLGLHGYLLDRQGRNKYPDVPTQHRLKTLEELPARLQQHMD
- the hdhd3 gene encoding haloacid dehalogenase-like hydrolase domain-containing protein 3 isoform X3, whose translation is MHVPLRWVLWDVKDTLLKVRRSVGEQYCQEVQRTAGFSLNPTEVEAAFRQSFHQYSKLYPNYGTAQGLGGNAWWMGVVRDTFAQCRVQDAALLDTLAHNLYHGFCSPSNWEVFPDSAKTLESISSLGLKQGVVSNFDNRLEGILRGCGLLSHFSFLLTSEEAGIAKPNPAIFHRALEKCGVTAASVAHIGDHYVYDYVTSRSLGLHGYLLDRQGRNKYPDVPTQHRLKTLEELPARLQQHMD